The following nucleotide sequence is from Harmonia axyridis chromosome 5, icHarAxyr1.1, whole genome shotgun sequence.
AAATGAATATGTTGTTTAGTGACAATGAACAATGACAATGAAGTGCCgtttatagaaaaaataattaactcATGTGAATTTATATCGGATTTTatctcagagtgataaacatagatataggaagtatatgtcattttcaataagcaaattttgtccccaacatgaacgatcaaaattgacatgaagcgcgcggaaataaaaacatatcagtgatacgatatttcattcaattcgcgagtttctccacaaagaacgcttttcctatgtctcatagtgaatcaacgttttatattaacacaaaatatattgaaataaatacctaaatatatcataaattcagaaaacaaacttcaagcgcgtaaaataaccgatgacactaggagagcaaaagttaccaaaccttggatttcagcaggcagatacagaaaataataaatattctgcttatcgtaaattcgacaattaggaaaaatatcgaattccaaatattcaaatttgcattttcaatcgggaatcactcaaataaatatattatttcattcaatgtgatagacattcattacgataaagtaaaattgtggatttgaaaatttatcagtAAAATTTGcgtatgcttcctctatctatgtttattactctatggatttcataaaaatattcgcgattaatttgaattttatcttttttaatattaaatcgttaaaaaaatttttttctggtatTCACAATATAGGTTTTGAAATTGGTGAATCCattaattgaatgaaaacacgaattaaaattttaataattcacaACTCccaaattatttcaacaaaacCTGTTTGCTATCAAGCATCGAACCTTTCAAACAGAGATTTCAATACATTGATTttaaaggttaggttaggtaaggttgaaaatttggaatcaattaaaaattaatttttccaataCTCTTTTACAAATGAACATGGAATTGGAAACATGTATTTCAATGCAGAAAAAACATCTTTCTCTCAATGTCTCAACCATAACAGTTTCAAAGcaatgattttttgaaaattctattcGCGTTCCAGAATTGACAACATACTTTTCAAATCTCAcagcaaaatattcaatttgtattttcttttcaaacgGTTTCTGGTATTCTGagacaacaaaataaaaatcaataaaagtgTGAAGTTTCAAGACGATTTGATAGCTATACTATATTTTGGtgtttttaaaattcaattgttTATCATATTTCTCTATAATTTAGtgcatttattgatttttttggaaactAATACTATACCTTCACTACAAATTGCgctaattaaataaaataatcaaggACCATAAATTCTGATGGTCAATTATAGATAGTTGAAATGAAAACCAATTTCGAAGACAAACTCATTACTGACATCatgtaatttattattatgtacTTGATAGCTTATTGATCAATGGATTTATACATATAGTGGACTTCTAGAAACTGCAAGAAATAACCAGATTTTCGTGCGTAACGTTGATCTGCTCTGCGTTGACTTTGTATGTTTCTGCCTTAAACTAGGCAATTTGAAATCACCAAAAAGCATCACTTTTTCTCATTCCAGCAGGAGATGAAGCCAGAAGAAAAAAAGGCGAAGGAGGCAAGAAGAAAGAGATGTTAATACCGCTCATCATGCTGTTcaaactattcaaaatcaaagtgCTGGTCTCACTTGTCCTCCTATCAGTCCTCTTCATCAAGAAAACCATCCTACTGACAGCTATGTTCCTACCATCTGTGATCCAGTCGATCAAGAACCACTGCAAAACGTCCTATCATGTTGTACCTCACCACATTGAAGATGAACACCACGAGCATGACATCTCTGGAGCTGGCTGGGGATACTCTGGGTATGGCTATGGGAATGAGTATGAGAGGCGTAGAATACAGCGTGCACAATATAGACCCAGCTTATACAAAGGACGATAGCTTTAGTGATTTTAGTTCGAAAGGATCTTGTAAAATATACGTTTGGGGAAAGTTTTGTGGTTGATGTATTGGGCGAAAAGAGTTTAAAAGTTTAAAGAGTgaatctttgacttgtacataatATGTCTTTACACCTGGATATTTATATACAGGTGGCCCACATATAACAGTTCAGCCTGAACAGGTCTATTTCAATTTAGGGAGGAACATCTTATTCTTAGCTTTACGATCATACCCTTAAGCGAGGTAGCAATCCCTTCAAGAAGCTTAAAAGACAATGGGGATCGAAATTTTGAATACCCTAAAAAAATGTCTGTTAGGCTTCCGGTGTTAAAATACTCTTTGGCATTGAGTGGTCAAATTTTGATTAATCCAGATATAATATAAAGATTGTTTTTCCAAACACCAACCAAGGTTCATGAATGGAAGGAGAAAAAATGAGACTTCCTCTAAAATATTACACAATAAATTACTAACTCTCTGAATAAAGAGAATGGGAATGTTGAAGACAAATACCTATTGAATGATATTCAATTCAGCTTTGTCTGCTTGAATTATCACATTATATGATCAACAgcttgtacaagtcaaagacttattttttatataaatcaCGCGTTTGGGTTATTTAAAATGGTATGGAAGGTTATGTATGTTCCAATGGTGTTTGAGATGAATAGGTGAaggaatattttagggagaggAAGCCTAGGATATAGAGAAATAgtaaatattgtataatttatAGTCAATATTAGTAAATTCTACTTGAAACCAAGTTTATCCAGAAAAGCAAGTTGAACCATGttcagattaaatttttttctatggaagaaatttttttacaagactctgaaaaaatttcaaccgttatttcacaaaaaagtacaTTAAATAAAATTTGAGGGTGTAAATAATAGAATGATTTGTAAATACAGTTCACCAGAAACACTTTGTAGACAACACCTTCACACGAAAAATATTTACAGGAAGGAAGAATACGAGGAAGAACCATATAGAAGAAGCAGAAGAAAAGCTGATTTCCTGAAAACTGATGAATTGAGTTTGAATCTCAGTCATTATATAGCGTCCCTATGGAAAAAGATAAGAGAGTTTTTCGTCGATTTAGGTTTATAGTGATCATAGAACTGATGAGTACCTACTAGAAGAATAAACTGGAATAGTTCACTACTAGTAAACTTGAACTGAAAATTCTTAAGACACCGCAAATACAAGATATTTATTTAGAATTGTTAAGAGTGAAAATCTTCGAATTGAAACatgcaatttttaaaatgaaattctagaATATTCATTTTAGTTTATTAATGAATAATAACAAGTTTTATTCCTATAATTGCAGTATTGAAATATTGGGATTGaacatttgaagaattttttgtatgaaataatgtgttcagattttttttataattagttCTAAGTAGTAACTAGTTAGTTGAATTATAGActaaatatcaatatttcctTGTGGATTTTGTATCCCATGTGATATCTTACTagaagttttttttataaatttattaaaaattaatttattgaatgGCCAATTAAGCTGTAAAATAACCACAGGAAAGTATTGATTTTTTAATTAGTGAATgtatgtaaatatttttcaatgtagaCATTAGAGAATTAGTTTGTAGGTGAATGAAGGAATTTAAACAGAATTATACgcggatataagaaaaataaaaacttattCTTTCAGGTATTAGGAGGTTACTACCGTCAGTTTTCAGAAATGTTATCCTTGTTATTATGACAAGAAATATTTTCGACATATGCAGTGTGATAGTTAAACGGACATTCGAAAGTCTTGAAaagatggaaaattattattataaaggcCTGAACATAATGTGATGCATgacaagtatttatttatttatattttatatttatttatgtatttattaaaTCTTATATCAACGTATGagttccttttttttcaatattaaaccTTCAcaggaaataatttttcttttttctaagAAATTTTATccctttttctcgaaattttctcGTTAAGTAAGTATTTGGCGAGATATTTTCTACCAATTTTGAAGGTGGCCCTCTACCAGAGGATTCCGTTGTTCCATCCTGATACACTGATGGACTCTTCATTATGGCACTCAGTGTTCCCAGCCATATACACCTTCCATCTCCATAGCGGTGACTTTGGCGTAGAATAGTTGGGTTTATGTCTAGACAGTTCCGACCCTCCGAGAGATGCGCAACAAACGACGCCATCTCTCTGGCTAGTAAAGTTACTACAAGTATGTTTTTGAGAAATTGAAAGATTCAATTCATTTGATTTATAGGCTGTTCTCTTGATTTGTAGTTATGAGGTTTCCTGCTTAACAAGAATTCAGCGAAAATAGATTTTTTGGATTTATAGAGTGTTTTCATATTCCACTTTTCCACAGTTAATATTCaggttagaaaaaaaattaaatttaaattgctaatcaacatatttattgaacaaataaaaataaataattaacgaTTTCGAATTAATTTAACCAATATACAAAACATTCAACATTCAGTCAGTTCACGGGTCGAGGATTGACATTTTGCTCTTCGTCCTGCCCTTAACATTCTTCGTACCTCCTTTACGGCTATATTTTGAAGGCCCCTGCATCATTCTAGATAAGCCCCCTTGGCAGCCGTTACAGTTACAAACAGAAGGTACTTCAATGTGTTTGTCATACTTGTAACCATCGTCACAATCCAAAGGAACAACAATCTTCGTGTATTCCAAGGCTTGGCAACAGGTACAGACAGACATATGTTGTCCCAATCCTAAAGAAATGAGTAAGATTTCTCATTGAGGAATTCAAAATTTGCAGGATATCAAGTACTTACTCGAATCAAATTGAGTAGAAGACTCGCAGGTACCAACACACTCTGTAAGATTGGGGATGGGTTTCTTATTGACACATACACCATGTAAAACATTTTCAGTCCTTATCAAGGAAATTGTTTTGTCCAGAGAAATACTTTCCAAAGCACAGAGACCTGAAACAACAAAAGGGAAACGTAAAGAATAAAACCGGCACCAAACAAGAACCTTGAGGCACTCCATTATATTAAGAGTTATGTCAAATAGTTGGAGATATTTTAAAATAGTCCTGAATCTAAAATCAAGCCAACTCACACGAATGACACTTATGCCTAAAATACTCACGTTGGTCAGAGCTTGTGAGGTTACATTTCTCACAGCAGCCATCTTTATAAACACGATCAGCAGGACAATCTGCTAAGCTTGGGCAAGTTTCAGTGTGTGCTGTCACTATGAGGCGATCTTCGCTCTTTGTGCAAGTGAAGTTTGTACAACCGTCAGGTGTAGACCAAATATCTCCAGGTTTCTTCAACTCTCCATTGATGACGCAAGCCACTGGTACGCAGGTACCGCAACAAGAGTCTTTGGAAGGTTTGTATTCGTAACCCTACAACAAAAATTTACTTAGGTCTAATCACATAATTATGCCATAAAACTCACCTCTTCGCAGTCTGTATGGCAAGATTGAATGAGATCCTGTTTCACTATATCACCACGATCATTCCTGGTGCAAGTAACATTCTTGCAAGGGTCTTCCGTGGGCCATATTTGACCGATCTGAAATTTTAAACATTATAGTTGTATCTCCAAACAAGTGATCTGAAAATGAGTATTTACCTGATAGGTCTTGGTGCCAACCTTACATGCTACCTCTTTGTATTTTGAGCAACACTGTCCTGGTACTGGTGTCTCTTCAATGACGTAATCTCTTTGACTGTTTTCAGAAGGACGTTCACAAATCACTTTCTCTGAAAGCACTTGAATCTGGAAGGAAATATTGCATGTTATTGATTATAATGAACCCATTAAGATATTCATTCAGACTGGCCTTCATGGTCATCAGACCTAAATCCACTTGGGTGCTGTGTAACGAATTAAGGACCGAAATGTACACTCACCACTCCACTGACGTTGCTACACTTGTACTTCTCGCAATGATCTTCAGACTCCCATTGTTGTCCAATTTCACGAAGAACTCCGTTGACCACACACTGAGACTGCTTGCAGTTACCACAACATGTAGCTTCGGCCGCTGTTGGCGGTTCGTATTCGAATCCTAGAGGACAAGTAGTGTTGCAAGTACTGACATATCGTTTGATGCTTAATCCTTCAGTTTCCTTGGCACACTCATATTTGACACAGTAGTCGTTGTTTTCGATCCAAGTATCGCCAACTCCGTATTTCTGATTTTCACCCTTGCAGGCTACCATGATAGTTTTGTTGCAGCATTCACCTGGAACTGGTACAGACTCTACCACGAATCGTTTGAGGGTGTCTTCATTTGGTGGGACACAGAGTATGTCTGTTCCAGATACCTGAATCTGAGGATTGAAGGAGTCATAAGTAGACGAC
It contains:
- the LOC123680163 gene encoding uncharacterized protein LOC123680163, giving the protein MTRISLVLLVFTLLANLVRPDDYVEELKHRCNFTRKAYACTKYRLFELMDHEGLLPENTPKSFGGLVRLVKIERQNYDVGLFGEARYYGGDSELMKIIKYVQRKAVKFLEGQAMSFALPDGARVVDVEDNEVAGDEARRKKGEGGKKKEMLIPLIMLFKLFKIKVLVSLVLLSVLFIKKTILLTAMFLPSVIQSIKNHCKTSYHVVPHHIEDEHHEHDISGAGWGYSGKEEYEEEPYRRSRRKADFLKTDELSLNLSHYIASLWKKIREFFVDLGL